One window of the Salvia splendens isolate huo1 chromosome 1, SspV2, whole genome shotgun sequence genome contains the following:
- the LOC121754658 gene encoding probable beta-D-xylosidase 7 isoform X1 has protein sequence MRHLIHYIIPLTLAITISLILTFNNISPKPLPPFSCSPTTPSTASLPFCDARLPVERRARDLVGRLTLDEKIGQLVNKAAAIPRLGIPYYEWWSEALHGVAMAAGVENGFSFNGTIRAATSFPQVILTSATFDAQLWYKIAKATGEEGRAIYNAGEATGMTMWSPNINIFRDPRWGRGQETPGEDPLVASRYAVAFVRGLQGDAFEGGRLSNDGRLLLSACCKHLTAYDLDHWKGIHRFTFNAQVTKQDMADTFQPPFKSCIQEGKASGIMCAYNLVNGVPSCADRHLLTETARKEWGFDGYIVSDCDAVSLIHEKQNYTDSHEDAVAAVLKAGMDLNCGSYLSDHAKSAVEKGKLSESDIDRALHNLFSVRMRLGLFDGNSKTQAHSNLRHNDVVCTSDHQQLALTAARDGIVLLKNSQNLLPLSTSSTKTLAVIGPNADNTETLVGNYAGPPCSPITLLQGLKRYAKKTVFHRGCDPAGCDYDGAEGVAGSADYVVVVVGLSQGDESEEMDREGLELPREQAVLVERVAAVARSPVVVVVMCGGGVDVSFARDDERIGGILWAGYPGEGGGRAVAEIIFGHHNPGGRLPMTWYPQDFTKIPMSNMRMRPDLESGYPGRTYRFYQGEKVFEFGYGLSYSNYTYKFVSVSQSKLNLKTSSPTENNSKLEKKLGFVRVSDIGLDSCHKAGFSALVSVVNEGSMVGKHPVLLFFRRDQGRFDAPIKQLVGFRTVRLEGNEREDVEFEVDPCQHFASADEDGVMVIELGLHFLVVGDQEFSITINV, from the exons ATGAGACATCTCATCCACTACATCATTCCTCTCACACTAGCAATCACAATCTCTCTCATACTAACATTCAACAATATCTCTCCCAAACCCCTCCCACCATTCTCATGCAGCCCCACCACCCCATCCACCGCCTCCCTCCCCTTCTGTGACGCCCGTCTCCCCGTCGAGAGGCGCGCCCGAGACCTAGTCGGGCGCCTCACCCTCGACGAGAAGATCGGCCAGCTCGTGAACAAGGCCGCGGCCATACCCCGGCTCGGCATCCCCTACTACGAGTGGTGGTCGGAGGCGCTGCATGGCGTCGCCATGGCGGCCGGAGTCGAGAACGGCTTCTCGTTCAACGGGACGATCCGGGCAGCCACCAGTTTCCCTCAAGTCATACTCACTTCAGCTACCTTTGATGCTCAACTTTGGTACAAAATAGCTAAG GCAACCGGAGAAGAGGGCAGAGCAATATACAATGCAGGGGAGGCCACAGGCATGACAATGTGGTCACCAAACATCAACATCTTCCGCGACCCGAGGTGGGGCCGTGGCCAGGAGACCCCCGGAGAGGACCCCTTGGTCGCGAGCAGGTACGCTGTGGCGTTTGTCCGAGGGCTCCAAGGTGACGCCTTTGAAGGCGGCCGTCTCTCAAATGACGGCCGCCTTCTGCTCTCTGCTTGCTGCAAGCATCTCACTGCCTATGATTTGGATCATTGGAAGGGAATTCACCGTTTCACCTTCAATGCTCAA GTTACAAAGCAAGATATGGCAGATACATTCCAGCCACCTTTCAAAAGCTGCATCCAAGAGGGGAAAGCCAGTGGGATAATGTGTGCTTACAATCTCGTCAATGGCGTCCCGAGCTGCGCTGATCGACATCTTCTGACCGAGACAGCTCGCAAAGAATGGGGTTTCGATGGCTATATAGTCTCAGATTGTGACGCGGTTTCGCTCATTCATGAGAAGCAGAACTATACAGACTCACATGAAGACGCCGTCGCCGCAGTTCTCAAAGCAG GAATGGATCTCAACTGCGGCTCCTACTTGTCCGACCACGCAAAATCAGCCGTCGAAAAGGGCAAGCTATCGGAATCCGACATCGACAGAGCCCTCCACAACCTCTTCTCCGTCCGAATGAGGCTCGGCCTCTTCGACGGAAACTCTAAAACCCAAGCCCACAGCAACCTCCGCCACAACGACGTCGTATGCACCTCCGACCACCAACAACTCGCTCTCACCGCCGCACGCGACGGCATCGTACTCCTCAAAAACTCCCAAAACCTCCTCCCCCTATCCACCTCTTCCACCAAAACCCTCGCCGTCATCGGCCCCAACGCAGACAACACCGAAACCCTAGTCGGAAACTACGCCGGCCCGCCCTGCAGCCCCATCACCCTACTCCAGGGCCTTAAAAGATACGCAAAGAAGACGGTGTTTCATCGCGGCTGTGATCCGGCCGGGTGCGACTACGATGGGGCGGAGGGAGTGGCGGGGTCGGCGGACTATGTGGTTGTGGTGGTGGGGCTGAGTCAGGGGGATGAGAGCGAGGAAATGGACCGGGAGGGTTTGGAGCTGCCGAGGGAGCAGGCGGTGCTGGTGGAGAGGGTGGCGGCGGTGGCGAGGAGTCCggttgtggtggtggtgatgtGTGGTGGAGGGGTGGATGTTTCGTTTGCGAGAGATGATGAGAGGATTGGGGGGATTTTGTGGGCTGGGTATCCCGGTGAAGGAGGAGGGAGAGCGGTGGCAGAGATTATCTTTGGTCATCATAATCCGG GAGGACGGCTCCCCATGACGTGGTATCCACAAGATTTTACTAAAATACCCATGTCTAATATGAGGATGAGGCCCGACCTCGAATCAGGCTACCCGGGGCGCACCTATAGATTCTACCAAGGTGAGAAAGTGTTTGAGTTCGGATATGGTCTTAGCTACTCGAACTATACATACAAGTTCGTCTCGGTTAGCCAAAGCAAGCTCAATTTGAAGACATCATCACCCACTGAGAATAATAGCAAGCTTGAGAAAAAACTAGGGTTTGTTAGGGTTTCGGATATCGGATTGGATTCTTGCCATAAGGCGGGGTTTTCGGCTCTAGTTAGTGTCGTAAATGAAGGGAGCATGGTCGGGAAGCATCCGGTGCTGCTTTTTTTTAGGCGGGATCAAGGTCGGTTTGATGCTCCGATCAAACAGTTGGTCGGGTTTCGGACAGTGAGGTTGGAGGGGAATGAGAGGGAAGATGTTGAGTTTGAAGTGGATCCATGTCAACATTTTGCTAGTGCTGATGAAGATGGAGTGATGGTGATTGAATTAGGGCTGCATTTCTTGGTTGTGGGAGATCAAGAGTTTTCTATTACTATAAATGTGTGA
- the LOC121754658 gene encoding probable beta-D-xylosidase 7 isoform X2, which translates to MTMWSPNINIFRDPRWGRGQETPGEDPLVASRYAVAFVRGLQGDAFEGGRLSNDGRLLLSACCKHLTAYDLDHWKGIHRFTFNAQVTKQDMADTFQPPFKSCIQEGKASGIMCAYNLVNGVPSCADRHLLTETARKEWGFDGYIVSDCDAVSLIHEKQNYTDSHEDAVAAVLKAGMDLNCGSYLSDHAKSAVEKGKLSESDIDRALHNLFSVRMRLGLFDGNSKTQAHSNLRHNDVVCTSDHQQLALTAARDGIVLLKNSQNLLPLSTSSTKTLAVIGPNADNTETLVGNYAGPPCSPITLLQGLKRYAKKTVFHRGCDPAGCDYDGAEGVAGSADYVVVVVGLSQGDESEEMDREGLELPREQAVLVERVAAVARSPVVVVVMCGGGVDVSFARDDERIGGILWAGYPGEGGGRAVAEIIFGHHNPGGRLPMTWYPQDFTKIPMSNMRMRPDLESGYPGRTYRFYQGEKVFEFGYGLSYSNYTYKFVSVSQSKLNLKTSSPTENNSKLEKKLGFVRVSDIGLDSCHKAGFSALVSVVNEGSMVGKHPVLLFFRRDQGRFDAPIKQLVGFRTVRLEGNEREDVEFEVDPCQHFASADEDGVMVIELGLHFLVVGDQEFSITINV; encoded by the exons ATGACAATGTGGTCACCAAACATCAACATCTTCCGCGACCCGAGGTGGGGCCGTGGCCAGGAGACCCCCGGAGAGGACCCCTTGGTCGCGAGCAGGTACGCTGTGGCGTTTGTCCGAGGGCTCCAAGGTGACGCCTTTGAAGGCGGCCGTCTCTCAAATGACGGCCGCCTTCTGCTCTCTGCTTGCTGCAAGCATCTCACTGCCTATGATTTGGATCATTGGAAGGGAATTCACCGTTTCACCTTCAATGCTCAA GTTACAAAGCAAGATATGGCAGATACATTCCAGCCACCTTTCAAAAGCTGCATCCAAGAGGGGAAAGCCAGTGGGATAATGTGTGCTTACAATCTCGTCAATGGCGTCCCGAGCTGCGCTGATCGACATCTTCTGACCGAGACAGCTCGCAAAGAATGGGGTTTCGATGGCTATATAGTCTCAGATTGTGACGCGGTTTCGCTCATTCATGAGAAGCAGAACTATACAGACTCACATGAAGACGCCGTCGCCGCAGTTCTCAAAGCAG GAATGGATCTCAACTGCGGCTCCTACTTGTCCGACCACGCAAAATCAGCCGTCGAAAAGGGCAAGCTATCGGAATCCGACATCGACAGAGCCCTCCACAACCTCTTCTCCGTCCGAATGAGGCTCGGCCTCTTCGACGGAAACTCTAAAACCCAAGCCCACAGCAACCTCCGCCACAACGACGTCGTATGCACCTCCGACCACCAACAACTCGCTCTCACCGCCGCACGCGACGGCATCGTACTCCTCAAAAACTCCCAAAACCTCCTCCCCCTATCCACCTCTTCCACCAAAACCCTCGCCGTCATCGGCCCCAACGCAGACAACACCGAAACCCTAGTCGGAAACTACGCCGGCCCGCCCTGCAGCCCCATCACCCTACTCCAGGGCCTTAAAAGATACGCAAAGAAGACGGTGTTTCATCGCGGCTGTGATCCGGCCGGGTGCGACTACGATGGGGCGGAGGGAGTGGCGGGGTCGGCGGACTATGTGGTTGTGGTGGTGGGGCTGAGTCAGGGGGATGAGAGCGAGGAAATGGACCGGGAGGGTTTGGAGCTGCCGAGGGAGCAGGCGGTGCTGGTGGAGAGGGTGGCGGCGGTGGCGAGGAGTCCggttgtggtggtggtgatgtGTGGTGGAGGGGTGGATGTTTCGTTTGCGAGAGATGATGAGAGGATTGGGGGGATTTTGTGGGCTGGGTATCCCGGTGAAGGAGGAGGGAGAGCGGTGGCAGAGATTATCTTTGGTCATCATAATCCGG GAGGACGGCTCCCCATGACGTGGTATCCACAAGATTTTACTAAAATACCCATGTCTAATATGAGGATGAGGCCCGACCTCGAATCAGGCTACCCGGGGCGCACCTATAGATTCTACCAAGGTGAGAAAGTGTTTGAGTTCGGATATGGTCTTAGCTACTCGAACTATACATACAAGTTCGTCTCGGTTAGCCAAAGCAAGCTCAATTTGAAGACATCATCACCCACTGAGAATAATAGCAAGCTTGAGAAAAAACTAGGGTTTGTTAGGGTTTCGGATATCGGATTGGATTCTTGCCATAAGGCGGGGTTTTCGGCTCTAGTTAGTGTCGTAAATGAAGGGAGCATGGTCGGGAAGCATCCGGTGCTGCTTTTTTTTAGGCGGGATCAAGGTCGGTTTGATGCTCCGATCAAACAGTTGGTCGGGTTTCGGACAGTGAGGTTGGAGGGGAATGAGAGGGAAGATGTTGAGTTTGAAGTGGATCCATGTCAACATTTTGCTAGTGCTGATGAAGATGGAGTGATGGTGATTGAATTAGGGCTGCATTTCTTGGTTGTGGGAGATCAAGAGTTTTCTATTACTATAAATGTGTGA
- the LOC121754678 gene encoding probable beta-D-xylosidase 7: MKLHFYFLAAFLLLSLPRGGDSAPPPFSCDSADPKTKSFKFCQKSLPIAQRARDLVSRLTLDEKISQLVDSSAAIPRLGIPAYQWWSEALHGVSGYGRGVTYGGAISGATSFPQVILAASTFDSRLWYRIGQAIGREARGMYNEGQVQGMTFWTPNINIFRDPRWGRGQETPGEDPTVVAKYAVAHVRGFQGDKYEGGQNGHLLASACCKHFTAYDLDNWKSVDRMEFDAKVTQQDLADTYQPPFKSCVQEAKASGIMCAYNSVNGVPNCADRNLLTETARGQWGFHGYIVSDCDAVSTIYEKHKYVRTPEDAVALALKAGMDVNCGLYLKKYTKSAIQQKKVVESQVNRALNNLFEIRMRLGLFEGTPSRSLYGNIGRADVCSQAHQDLALEAARNGIVLLKNNANLLPLSKLKTGSLAVVGHNAANAYVLRGDYDGPPCQNVDVVTALKGYVHNTLFVQGCSNAECASASTSSAVAAAKEMDYVVLVMGLDQNQEKEDHDRVELGLPGQQQSLITAVAAAAKKPVVLVLICGGPVDVGFAKNDPKIGSILWAGYPGEAGGVALSQIIFGEHNPGGKLPMTWYPKNFVNIPMTDMRMRSDLKSGYPGRTYRFYKGPKVFEFGYGLSYTTYSYEFKQSTPNTIKLNHLTGAFHAMDESLSSNSSSIRALSVSKIGADNCEMLKFSARVGVENIGSMAGRHAVLLFARHERTGEGRPIKQLVGFESVSLNPRQRDEIEFVLNPCEHLTTAKIDGSMVIEEGYRYLVVEDKEFSINIVL, encoded by the exons ATGAAGCTCCATTTCTATTTCCTCGCCGCATTCCTCCTCCTCAGCCTCCCGCGCGGCGGCGATTCAGCTCCGCCGCCGTTCTCGTGCGATTCAGCCGATCCTAAAACCAAATCGTTCAAGTTCTGCCAGAAATCTCTTCCGATTGCGCAGCGAGCTCGCGACCTAGTTTCGCGGCTAACATTAGACGAGAAGATTTCGCAGCTGGTTGATTCGTCCGCCGCCATTCCGCGGCTCGGCATCCCCGCATACCAGTGGTGGTCCGAGGCGCTGCACGGCGTCTCCGGCTACGGCCGCGGCGTCACTTACGGCGGCGCAATCAGCGGGGCTACCAGCTTCCCCCAAGTTATCCTCGCCGCATCCACCTTCGATTCACGCCTTTGGTACCGCATTGGTCAG GCAATTGGGAGAGAGGCGAGAGGAATGTACAATGAAGGGCAAGTGCAAGGGATGACATTCTGGACGCCAAACATAAACATATTTAGGGATCCACGGTGGGGGAGAGGCCAGGAGACACCTGGTGAAGATCCAACGGTCGTTGCAAAATACGCTGTGGCGCACGTTAGAGGTTTTCAGGGTGATAAATACGAAGGGGGGCAAAATGGTCATCTTCTGGCATCCGCTTGCTGTAAACACTTCACTGCCTATGATTTGGACAATTGGAAGAGTGTTGATCGCATGGAATTTGATGCCAAG GTGACACAACAAGATTTGGCAGACACGTATCAGCCACCTTTCAAAAGTTGTGTGCAAGAAGCCAAGGCCAGTGGAATAATGTGTGCTTACAACAGTGTCAATGGAGTTCCAAACTGTGCTGACCGTAACCTCCTCACCGAAACTGCCCGCGGGCAGTGGGGTTTCCATGG GTACATTGTGTCTGATTGTGATGCGGTTTCTACTATCTATGAAAAACACAAGTATGTACGTACACCTGAAGATGCTGTGGCACTTGCACTCAAAGCTG GCATGGATGTGAACTGTGGCTTATACTTGAAGAAATACACCAAATCAGCAATTCAGCAGAAAAAAGTGGTTGAATCCCAAGTAAACCGAGCCCTCAACAACCTCTTCGAGATCCGGATGCGGCTAGGGTTGTTCGAGGGCACCCCGAGCCGCAGCCTGTACGGAAACATTGGCCGAGCCGATGTATGCAGCCAGGCTCACCAAGACCTAGCCCTTGAGGCCGCAAGAAACGGCATTGTTCTGTTGAAGAACAATGCCAACCTGCTGCCTCTGTCCAAGTTGAAAACAGGGTCCTTGGCTGTCGTGGGCCACAATGCGGCCAATGCCTACGTGTTGCGCGGGGACTACGACGGACCTCCCTGTCAGAATGTGGATGTTGTTACAGCCCTGAAAGGTTATGTACACAACACCCTGTTTGTACAGGGCTGCAGTAACGCCGAATGCGCCTCGGCCTCGACTAGCAGCGCAGTGGCTGCAGCCAAGGAGATGGACTACGTCGTTTTAGTGATGGGGTTGGACCAGAATCAGGAGAAGGAGGATCATGATCGCGTCGAGTTAGGCCTCCCGGGACAGCAGCAGAGCCTCATCACAGCTGTTGCTGCCGCTGCCAAGAAGCCCGTCGTCCTGGTGCTGATCTGTGGTGGACCTGTCGACGTTGGTTTTGCGAAAAACGACCCGAAAATCGGCAGCATTCTTTGGGCTGGCTATCCAGGAGAAGCTGGAGGGGTTGCATTGTCTCAGATCATATTTGGGGAGCACAATCCTG GTGGGAAGTTACCTATGACTTGGTACCCCAAGAATTTCGTTAACATACCAATGACGGACATGAGGATGAGGTCGGATCTAAAGTCGGGCTATCCAGGGCGCACTTACCGATTCTACAAAGGGCCAAAGGTGTTTGAGTTCGGGTACGGGCTAAGCTACACTACCTACTCCTACGAATTCAAGCAGTCGACTCCCAACACCATCAAGTTGAACCATCTCACGGGCGCTTTCCACGCCATGGATGAAAGTTTGAGTTCAAATTCAAGTTCGATCAGAGCCTTGTCCGTTTCCAAAATTGGAGCGGACAACTGTGAAATGCTCAAGTTCTCGGCTCGTGTAGGAGTCGAGAACATTGGGTCCATGGCAGGGAGGCACGCGGTTCTTCTCTTCGCTAGGCACGAAAGGACAGGCGAGGGAAGGCCTATCAAGCAGTTGGTGGGATTCGAGAGCGTGAGCTTAAATCCGAGACAGAGAGATGAAATCGAGTTCGTGTTGAATCCATGTGAGCATCTGACCACAGCCAAAATAGATGGTTCAATGGTGATAGAAGAAGGGTATAGGTATTTGGTGGTAGAAGATAAAGAATTCTCTATTAACATTGTGCTTTGA